A single region of the Thermococcus paralvinellae genome encodes:
- a CDS encoding M20 family metallopeptidase, whose translation MKEYLNYALRTLFELVKIPTVNPPGENYERIAKFLQKELENIGFDTELIEVLEEYLDKTYPYSPQHKGKPRFIVYGKIGKGESLHFNGHYDVVPPGKGWRHNPFSPTIEGNKIYGRGTTDMKGGIATTLAALKYVVENNLINCKIEVAFVPDEESGGMGTKYLIEEVKVKPDYVIIPEPTSHRLIGIGHKGFARGIVRVIGRQGHASRPWKAVNAFEKACELVANFLPSYWNLLKNRKTCFPVEDENSAYPSIALGGYAESPAKKDNIIPGEFYFSFDRRIIPEEDAEEVVRELEEYLRNFASKVNVDIEIIVKSLIEASATPIESKIVQITKRAVKNVLGIEPTLMLNAGRYDLVYYRRVGVEGIAYGPGVGGQAHAVNEYTTVDEIEKVLNVYVEIIKLFGGVGHEG comes from the coding sequence ATGAAGGAATACCTAAATTATGCTCTGAGAACTCTCTTTGAGCTTGTGAAAATTCCTACAGTAAATCCTCCAGGTGAAAATTATGAAAGAATTGCAAAATTCTTACAAAAAGAGCTCGAGAATATAGGTTTTGACACAGAGCTAATTGAAGTTCTAGAGGAATACCTTGATAAAACTTACCCTTATTCGCCTCAACATAAAGGGAAGCCAAGGTTCATAGTTTATGGCAAGATTGGAAAAGGTGAATCCTTGCATTTCAATGGACATTATGACGTCGTTCCTCCGGGAAAAGGGTGGAGACATAATCCCTTCAGTCCAACGATTGAGGGGAACAAAATTTATGGCAGAGGAACGACAGATATGAAAGGAGGCATCGCTACAACACTTGCTGCCCTGAAATATGTGGTTGAAAATAATCTCATTAACTGTAAGATTGAAGTTGCTTTTGTTCCGGATGAGGAAAGTGGTGGCATGGGGACAAAATATCTGATCGAAGAAGTGAAAGTAAAACCCGATTATGTTATAATACCAGAGCCCACAAGTCACAGACTCATTGGAATAGGGCACAAGGGCTTTGCGAGGGGAATCGTTAGAGTTATAGGCAGGCAAGGGCATGCGAGCAGGCCGTGGAAAGCTGTGAATGCGTTTGAAAAAGCTTGCGAGCTTGTTGCTAACTTCCTCCCAAGCTATTGGAACTTATTGAAAAATAGGAAGACTTGCTTCCCTGTTGAGGACGAGAATTCTGCATATCCATCCATTGCATTGGGAGGCTATGCTGAAAGTCCAGCAAAGAAGGACAACATAATTCCAGGAGAATTTTATTTCAGCTTTGACAGGAGGATAATTCCCGAAGAAGATGCTGAGGAAGTTGTTAGGGAACTCGAGGAATATCTAAGAAACTTCGCCTCAAAAGTCAATGTTGATATTGAAATTATTGTTAAAAGCCTAATAGAAGCTTCTGCAACACCTATTGAGTCTAAAATAGTTCAGATAACAAAAAGAGCAGTCAAAAATGTCCTCGGCATAGAACCCACTTTGATGCTGAATGCCGGCAGATATGACTTGGTCTATTACAGGCGTGTGGGGGTTGAAGGCATTGCTTATGGTCCCGGTGTTGGGGGACAAGCTCATGCTGTTAATGAATACACAACAGTAGATGAGATTGAGAAAGTGTTAAATGTGTACGTTGAAATCATCAAATTGTTTGGAGGTGTTGGGCATGAAGGCTAA
- a CDS encoding DUF819 family protein, protein MGEGKINEQKLITYAFLVLAILHIGGLLIHHVTGITLLEWLGKASLKGSLGKTQKVFLIVGYFAIINLELAIVLWLTPRVKWMKKAGPFTWALILAILSTNCYIIPRTIYLDFVTKASSAGLAKPVVSNLTKAGINYVVVGKKALSLQKILVEIGIPLSITFLLLEIDLKAIKKSIGGRPFAMFFIGSLGTVVAGFVGAFLVATIFGDPTTKAEALKAITAKIAAWIGGSENSAAVGVSALKMSGDFYSYYTLAGVLPYALYITFMFSIGGSEALVNRINSFIKPEYNAKVIAEQYKAEVGEKKLPPKLKERDLFIIGMSALVIVMLAFAFEAWFGSKRIFGLKVGSLLPTVIVATTIALIVGAYTKVRDLPLLRPIGMYFLYLTIFVYIAQKTDFAKIAGAAHIVLILMVIFFIMLAIHLVIVLLGARAVKVDWATAAIASVANIGGGVTAPLCATAYGVEELVPLGVIMASIGYAIANYMGYYVGLLFLKLWAPGALAALGL, encoded by the coding sequence TTGGGGGAAGGGAAGATAAACGAGCAGAAACTTATTACCTATGCCTTTTTGGTATTGGCAATTTTGCATATTGGTGGACTTTTGATCCACCATGTTACAGGGATTACACTGCTTGAGTGGCTTGGAAAAGCATCGCTCAAGGGCAGCCTTGGTAAGACCCAAAAGGTATTCTTAATCGTTGGCTATTTCGCAATAATTAACCTTGAGCTCGCAATAGTCCTATGGCTCACCCCAAGGGTCAAGTGGATGAAAAAAGCTGGGCCCTTTACATGGGCATTAATTCTTGCAATACTCTCAACAAACTGTTATATAATCCCAAGAACAATATACCTTGACTTTGTTACAAAAGCATCAAGTGCTGGATTGGCTAAGCCTGTTGTTTCAAACTTAACCAAAGCTGGTATAAATTATGTTGTTGTTGGTAAAAAGGCATTATCTCTGCAGAAAATACTCGTTGAGATTGGTATTCCTCTCTCAATAACGTTCCTTCTGCTAGAGATAGATCTAAAAGCTATCAAGAAATCAATTGGAGGAAGACCATTTGCAATGTTCTTCATTGGTAGCCTAGGAACAGTTGTAGCTGGTTTTGTTGGTGCATTCCTTGTTGCAACGATATTTGGTGATCCAACGACAAAAGCTGAGGCATTAAAAGCAATAACGGCAAAGATTGCAGCTTGGATTGGTGGAAGCGAAAACTCAGCTGCCGTCGGTGTCTCTGCATTGAAAATGAGTGGAGACTTCTACTCCTACTACACTCTTGCTGGAGTTCTACCATATGCACTTTACATCACTTTCATGTTCAGCATTGGTGGTAGCGAAGCACTTGTAAACAGAATAAACAGCTTCATCAAGCCGGAATACAATGCAAAGGTAATAGCTGAGCAGTACAAGGCGGAGGTTGGAGAGAAGAAACTGCCACCAAAGCTGAAGGAGAGGGATTTGTTCATAATTGGCATGTCAGCTTTGGTAATAGTCATGCTTGCATTTGCATTTGAGGCATGGTTCGGCTCAAAGAGAATCTTTGGCCTCAAAGTTGGCTCACTGTTGCCAACAGTCATCGTTGCAACAACCATAGCGCTGATAGTCGGTGCATATACGAAAGTCAGAGACTTGCCCTTGTTGAGACCCATAGGCATGTACTTCCTATACCTGACAATATTTGTCTACATTGCCCAGAAGACAGACTTTGCAAAGATTGCGGGTGCTGCTCACATAGTTCTCATACTCATGGTGATATTCTTCATAATGCTCGCAATACACCTCGTCATAGTCCTCCTTGGTGCAAGGGCAGTAAAGGTTGACTGGGCAACCGCTGCGATAGCAAGTGTCGCAAACATTGGTGGTGGAGTTACAGCGCCATTATGTGCAACTGCCTACGGTGTTGAGGAACTCGTTCCTTTGGGTGTCATAATGGCATCAATTGGATATGCAATAGCGAACTATATGGGCTATTACGTTGGTCTGCTATTCTTAAAGCTCTGGGCCCCCGGAGCTCTGGCAGCTTTGGGATTGTAA
- a CDS encoding tripartite tricarboxylate transporter permease, whose protein sequence is MDIGILLLQATFLTILSVLMYIIIGMIPGTDETATIAPITLALLAAGFDPLLVLAWFMGTIVAFKAADAVPTALAAIPGGVMAVPQVPDALVARKYGYSEIVLRKGITASVIGTVVAIVIALPLSFYLTPLGDLLKTQMGPLNWPGWVYIIVAGIIVLAVMSKAKILALLAIFPFAMLVQGIRAVYGKPVFISIFLAITIGPILYELLTLISPHNHHLKRDSYARIKLVKTDKITLNPLHHLDKLEVTLSSIFAGISSILSAFMSPVGLTILFGDLIKEAEKDELKGSLRAYAVRDAIKNATYIGGTLIPLIAIGVPTGPMSAGPAAPFFAKLDAFNGLSPRDVLLQRYSTPTIMLVIAYVTLLAALLTYVILIKYSKPLTRFVFKKIPAEALYSTFLAIVLVLSYMEAGIAGIFGSILVGLISATFARNGVSIGVLFMVLVAAPYLVALL, encoded by the coding sequence ATGGATATTGGCATCTTACTGCTCCAGGCCACATTCTTAACAATTCTCTCAGTTCTCATGTACATCATAATTGGGATGATCCCTGGAACTGACGAAACTGCTACCATAGCGCCAATAACTTTGGCTCTTCTTGCGGCAGGTTTTGATCCGTTATTGGTTTTAGCCTGGTTCATGGGGACGATAGTTGCATTTAAAGCTGCAGATGCTGTTCCTACAGCCTTAGCGGCAATACCAGGTGGAGTTATGGCGGTCCCACAAGTTCCAGATGCATTAGTTGCAAGAAAATACGGTTATTCTGAGATAGTTTTGAGAAAAGGTATAACAGCAAGCGTGATTGGAACAGTTGTCGCTATAGTAATTGCTCTACCCCTATCATTCTACTTAACACCGTTGGGAGATCTGCTCAAAACACAGATGGGGCCCTTAAACTGGCCAGGATGGGTTTATATAATAGTTGCTGGAATAATTGTGCTTGCCGTAATGTCAAAAGCAAAAATCTTGGCATTACTTGCAATATTTCCATTTGCAATGCTTGTTCAAGGAATTAGAGCAGTTTATGGAAAACCAGTCTTCATAAGCATTTTCTTGGCAATCACAATTGGTCCAATACTCTATGAGCTTCTCACACTAATTTCTCCACACAATCACCACTTAAAGCGCGATAGCTATGCAAGAATAAAGCTTGTAAAAACCGACAAAATAACCCTAAACCCACTCCATCATTTGGACAAGCTTGAAGTTACATTATCTTCAATTTTTGCTGGAATAAGCAGCATCCTCTCAGCCTTCATGAGTCCAGTTGGATTAACAATCCTCTTTGGAGATCTCATAAAAGAGGCAGAAAAAGACGAGCTTAAAGGGTCTTTAAGGGCATATGCAGTTAGAGATGCAATAAAGAACGCCACTTACATAGGAGGAACACTCATTCCGCTGATAGCAATTGGAGTTCCAACTGGACCAATGTCCGCTGGTCCAGCGGCACCATTCTTTGCAAAGCTCGATGCCTTTAATGGACTAAGTCCAAGGGATGTGCTCCTACAGAGGTATTCAACCCCCACAATAATGCTGGTAATAGCCTATGTCACACTGTTAGCAGCACTGCTAACTTATGTAATCTTGATAAAATATTCAAAGCCACTAACTCGCTTTGTATTCAAAAAGATACCAGCTGAGGCCTTATACAGCACATTTTTAGCAATAGTCCTAGTTCTATCATACATGGAGGCCGGAATTGCCGGAATCTTTGGTTCAATACTTGTGGGGTTAATTTCAGCAACCTTTGCAAGGAACGGTGTTTCAATAGGTGTTTTATTCATGGTTCTAGTTGCAGCTCCATATTTGGTAGCCTTGCTCTGA
- a CDS encoding ABC transporter permease, whose translation MRTKLILIIPITFLILFFYLPLISIIHEGLWDNGFTLKYLKAVLSNSYHRRIIFFTIEQALASTLLTLALGLPGAYIFAKYDFPGKSFVKAILTVPFVMPSIMVALGFILLFGKQGFFTQLIGRDLGILYSWKAILIAHAFYNFPVVVRMVSYLWQRINPHYEEVAMSLGAKGFTLFRKVTLPMLLPGIFASSMLTFIFCFLSFSIPLILGGYKYATIEVDIFTSIMTLLDFKIGSALAIIQIILSFAFMYIYIKSLDMYAKAEEQRIFRKPQQLTLRELASLKGLLIGIYSLIVFIFIISPLLAVLYDSLIFQGKFSLEWYRRVFSAKYNPIFGANTLIAIKNSLLFGFSSVLLSTTIALIIAYALHRWQFKGKNIFEALVMLPLGSSAITLGLGYIRTFHKPPLELLGTWYIIVFAHTIIAYPFVLRAISAVLKKIKPNLKEAALSLGAKEWQAFLKVELPLALGGIIVGAIFAFAMSIAELGATYMLYQPEYTTITIAVYRFLSARQWGSASALSVILMIVSAVSFMIIERIGEEIW comes from the coding sequence ATGAGAACAAAACTCATCCTGATAATCCCCATAACATTCCTGATTCTCTTCTTCTACCTTCCTCTCATCAGCATAATTCATGAAGGACTCTGGGACAATGGATTCACACTCAAATACCTCAAAGCTGTTTTATCCAATAGCTATCACAGAAGAATAATTTTCTTTACAATTGAACAGGCTTTAGCTTCAACCTTGCTCACTTTAGCTTTAGGTCTGCCTGGAGCTTATATTTTTGCAAAATACGACTTTCCAGGAAAGAGCTTTGTGAAGGCAATTCTCACTGTCCCCTTCGTGATGCCAAGCATAATGGTCGCTCTTGGTTTTATCCTGCTCTTTGGAAAGCAGGGCTTCTTTACACAGCTCATTGGAAGGGACTTAGGAATCCTCTACTCTTGGAAAGCCATTTTAATAGCCCATGCTTTTTACAACTTTCCAGTTGTCGTCAGAATGGTATCCTACCTTTGGCAGCGCATAAACCCCCATTATGAGGAGGTTGCAATGAGCCTTGGAGCTAAGGGATTCACGCTTTTTAGAAAAGTTACTTTGCCGATGCTTTTGCCCGGAATCTTCGCCTCCTCCATGCTCACGTTCATCTTCTGCTTCCTTAGCTTTTCAATTCCCCTTATTTTAGGAGGCTACAAGTACGCCACAATTGAAGTCGACATCTTTACCTCAATCATGACTCTGCTGGACTTCAAAATCGGCTCCGCCTTGGCTATAATCCAAATCATCCTAAGCTTTGCATTCATGTACATCTACATTAAAAGCCTCGACATGTATGCAAAAGCCGAAGAGCAGAGAATATTTAGAAAACCCCAACAGCTGACGTTGAGAGAGCTGGCGAGCTTAAAAGGCTTATTGATCGGAATTTACTCCCTGATTGTCTTTATTTTCATAATCTCACCTCTCTTAGCAGTCCTCTATGACTCCTTAATTTTCCAAGGAAAATTCAGTCTTGAGTGGTATAGGAGAGTATTCAGTGCAAAATACAACCCAATCTTTGGAGCTAACACTTTAATTGCAATCAAAAACTCGCTCCTTTTCGGGTTTTCATCTGTTCTGCTTTCAACAACAATCGCTTTAATCATAGCCTATGCCTTACATAGATGGCAGTTTAAAGGCAAAAACATCTTTGAGGCTTTGGTAATGCTCCCCCTTGGCTCTTCGGCCATAACTTTAGGTCTAGGCTATATAAGAACTTTCCACAAGCCCCCACTTGAGCTTTTGGGCACTTGGTACATCATCGTTTTTGCTCACACAATTATAGCTTATCCTTTCGTTTTAAGAGCAATCTCAGCTGTGCTGAAAAAGATAAAGCCAAACCTAAAAGAAGCAGCATTAAGCTTAGGAGCAAAAGAGTGGCAAGCATTTCTTAAAGTCGAGTTGCCTTTAGCTTTAGGAGGAATAATCGTTGGAGCAATTTTCGCCTTTGCAATGAGCATAGCAGAACTGGGAGCAACATATATGCTTTATCAACCTGAATATACGACGATAACCATAGCAGTCTATAGATTTTTGAGTGCAAGACAGTGGGGAAGTGCATCTGCTCTATCTGTCATTTTGATGATTGTCTCCGCAGTAAGCTTTATGATAATTGAGAGGATTGGTGAAGAGATATGGTGA
- a CDS encoding ABC transporter ATP-binding protein, whose translation MVSVELREILKILGDFRLEIESLKAKEGEFLTLLGPSGCGKTTTLRIIAGFEKPDRGEVLFNSKVMNEIPPYERNIGIVFQDYALFPHMTVFKNIAFGLELRKLPREEIEKKVRWALKLVGLEGFENRYPEQLSGGQQQRVALARALVIEPEVLLLDEPLSNLDAKIRERLRGEIKRIQKELSITTIYVTHDQEEAMAISDRIAVMNDGRIEQVGKPLELYYTPKTEFVAKFLGLSNIIELEAENGKARLGKLCFNVSKDGKVRIFFRPESVYITEGDFAEIVSYELLPGRIRLRLSIEGKEIIAERFLDELPFKVENMPKKVGVQVKSFALL comes from the coding sequence ATGGTGAGCGTTGAGCTTAGAGAAATCCTCAAGATACTTGGAGATTTCAGGCTTGAAATAGAAAGCTTAAAAGCTAAGGAAGGAGAATTTCTGACGCTTCTCGGCCCTTCTGGATGTGGAAAGACAACGACTCTTAGAATAATAGCAGGTTTTGAAAAACCAGACAGAGGCGAAGTTCTATTTAACAGCAAAGTCATGAATGAAATTCCACCATATGAGAGGAATATTGGGATAGTTTTCCAAGACTATGCACTCTTCCCACACATGACTGTTTTTAAGAACATTGCTTTTGGTTTAGAGCTTAGAAAGCTCCCAAGAGAAGAGATAGAGAAAAAAGTCCGCTGGGCCCTAAAGTTAGTCGGCTTGGAAGGATTCGAGAACCGCTATCCAGAGCAGCTCAGTGGAGGGCAACAGCAGAGGGTCGCACTTGCAAGGGCTCTGGTAATTGAGCCAGAAGTTCTGCTTTTGGATGAACCTCTCTCAAATCTTGATGCAAAGATTAGGGAGAGGCTGAGAGGGGAAATAAAGCGCATTCAAAAGGAGCTCAGCATAACGACGATTTATGTTACTCATGATCAAGAAGAAGCAATGGCAATAAGCGACAGAATTGCAGTAATGAATGATGGCAGAATTGAACAAGTTGGGAAGCCCTTGGAACTCTATTATACCCCAAAAACAGAGTTCGTTGCAAAGTTTTTAGGATTGTCAAATATCATTGAGCTTGAAGCTGAAAATGGAAAAGCTCGTCTCGGAAAGCTGTGCTTCAATGTTAGCAAAGATGGGAAAGTTAGGATATTCTTCAGGCCTGAAAGTGTTTACATAACTGAAGGAGATTTCGCTGAAATTGTTAGCTATGAACTATTGCCTGGAAGGATAAGATTGAGGCTTTCCATTGAAGGAAAAGAGATAATTGCCGAGCGCTTTTTAGACGAACTGCCCTTTAAAGTCGAAAATATGCCAAAAAAGGTTGGTGTGCAGGTAAAATCATTTGCTCTCCTTTAA
- a CDS encoding NCS2 family permease encodes MDAVRDVEIGMRKNKNWFEEYFDFAYHNTDLRTEILAGITTFMTMAYILFVNPAILSDAIGKDAIPSLVTATALSAGLATILMGLYAKKPFALAPGMGLNAYFTYGVVLGMGYSWQVALAAVFVEGLIFIALTLTKVRSAIIHAIPLSQKYAIGAGIGLFLTIIGMQEAGFVVDSPATLITFGAQNVAKPEFWLALFGLFLAAVLISRGIKGALLISILTTTVIGIALGITPAPDKLFAMPTLSHTFLQMDLKGLLSVGAIGVVFAFFMVDFFDTLGTITGLSAKAGFLTKDGKVPDAEKVLLTDAIGTTVGAVLGTSTVTTYIESAAGIEEGGRTGMTALVTGALFLIVGLFISPIAGVIPAYATAPALIIVGYYMLSAIRGVDFSDPTEAIPAFMVLVTIPFTYSIADGIGMGFISYAIVKTLSGRYKEVHPLLYILAGVFVFYFLYLGGVL; translated from the coding sequence ATGGACGCCGTTAGGGATGTAGAAATTGGAATGAGGAAGAACAAAAACTGGTTTGAGGAGTACTTTGATTTTGCATACCACAACACTGACCTTAGAACAGAGATTCTAGCTGGAATAACAACCTTCATGACCATGGCCTACATCCTCTTCGTTAATCCAGCGATTTTAAGCGATGCCATTGGTAAAGATGCTATTCCTTCACTGGTCACAGCAACAGCTCTCTCAGCTGGCCTGGCAACTATCCTCATGGGTTTATACGCAAAGAAGCCATTTGCATTGGCTCCGGGAATGGGACTCAATGCTTACTTCACCTACGGTGTTGTTCTCGGAATGGGTTACTCATGGCAAGTGGCTTTGGCTGCCGTTTTTGTGGAGGGTCTAATATTCATTGCACTAACCCTTACAAAAGTGAGAAGCGCTATTATACACGCAATTCCACTTTCACAGAAATATGCAATTGGTGCTGGAATTGGTCTGTTTCTGACAATCATTGGAATGCAAGAGGCTGGTTTTGTGGTTGACAGCCCAGCAACTCTTATAACTTTCGGCGCTCAGAACGTTGCAAAGCCAGAGTTCTGGTTAGCTTTGTTCGGCCTCTTTTTGGCAGCAGTCCTCATCTCAAGAGGCATCAAAGGGGCTTTGCTAATCTCAATCCTTACAACAACAGTAATTGGAATTGCTCTAGGCATAACACCAGCTCCCGATAAGTTATTTGCAATGCCAACACTCAGCCACACATTCCTCCAAATGGATTTGAAAGGTCTCTTAAGTGTTGGAGCCATTGGTGTTGTCTTTGCATTCTTCATGGTGGACTTCTTCGACACATTAGGTACGATTACTGGATTAAGTGCAAAAGCTGGCTTCCTGACAAAGGACGGAAAAGTCCCAGATGCTGAGAAGGTTTTGCTAACAGACGCAATAGGAACAACAGTTGGTGCTGTCTTGGGAACATCAACAGTCACAACATATATTGAGAGCGCCGCAGGTATAGAGGAGGGCGGAAGAACAGGAATGACAGCTCTAGTCACTGGAGCACTGTTCTTGATTGTTGGTCTCTTCATTTCCCCAATTGCAGGGGTTATTCCAGCCTACGCAACTGCTCCTGCATTGATCATAGTCGGCTATTATATGCTGAGCGCCATCAGAGGAGTTGACTTCAGTGATCCAACAGAAGCAATTCCAGCATTCATGGTCCTCGTTACAATCCCATTTACATACTCAATAGCGGATGGAATAGGCATGGGCTTCATAAGCTATGCAATTGTGAAAACATTAAGCGGAAGATACAAAGAAGTACACCCGCTGTTATACATCTTAGCTGGTGTGTTTGTCTTCTATTTCCTCTACCTCGGAGGCGTCCTTTGA
- a CDS encoding metal-dependent transcriptional regulator, with product MEISKREEEYLEAMYLLYKKKGVIRVKDIAKKLRVRPPSVVDALKKLSEKGLVEYEKYDRILLTERGKEIAEKTYSKHLLLTEFFINILGIPPEIAEEDACQFEHYVHEITAERIREFAKYIQEQCPYVIKQFIKEHIEKGERKSKDASEVEEIEDKHTS from the coding sequence GTGGAGATTAGCAAAAGAGAAGAAGAGTATCTTGAGGCAATGTATCTGCTTTATAAGAAAAAGGGTGTAATAAGAGTTAAGGATATTGCCAAAAAGCTTAGGGTAAGGCCTCCAAGTGTTGTTGATGCTCTTAAAAAGCTCAGCGAGAAAGGTTTAGTTGAATATGAAAAGTATGATAGAATTTTGCTAACTGAAAGAGGAAAGGAAATTGCAGAAAAGACTTATTCTAAGCATTTGTTGCTAACAGAGTTTTTTATAAACATTCTTGGCATTCCTCCAGAGATAGCTGAAGAAGATGCTTGTCAATTCGAGCACTATGTCCACGAGATTACAGCAGAGAGAATCAGAGAATTTGCAAAGTACATTCAAGAGCAGTGTCCTTATGTAATCAAGCAGTTCATAAAGGAGCATATAGAAAAGGGAGAAAGGAAATCAAAGGACGCCTCCGAGGTAGAGGAAATAGAAGACAAACACACCAGCTAA
- a CDS encoding membrane protein translates to MKIYEPLMLAMPLAKWMGEFIIENKKLPTGDDVRKFLRENKLEEICLDEGLALHRGKFVLTLTFPAKEHIIVDIISSSGELSDALEVIAYHDRKLEAYVIEIIPANELEFEGNIGLEPVIIDEESFELKSYPVLGHFEEEKDGVFLVIDNKTYQIWKENGKLNICPICGAEGLAWRKNEAYCDSCGFGIKVEGERQ, encoded by the coding sequence ATGAAAATTTATGAACCACTAATGCTGGCAATGCCTTTGGCAAAATGGATGGGCGAGTTTATAATTGAAAACAAAAAGCTCCCCACGGGAGACGATGTTAGAAAGTTCTTGAGAGAGAACAAGCTTGAGGAAATTTGTTTAGATGAAGGATTAGCTCTTCACAGGGGAAAATTCGTTCTAACATTAACTTTCCCGGCAAAAGAGCATATAATCGTTGATATAATTTCATCAAGCGGAGAGCTGAGCGATGCCCTTGAGGTAATAGCTTACCATGACAGAAAGCTTGAAGCTTATGTTATTGAAATCATTCCAGCGAATGAGCTTGAATTTGAAGGCAACATTGGGCTTGAACCTGTAATCATTGATGAAGAAAGTTTTGAGCTAAAGAGCTATCCCGTTCTTGGACATTTTGAGGAGGAAAAAGATGGAGTGTTTCTGGTTATTGACAATAAAACGTATCAGATATGGAAAGAGAACGGAAAACTTAATATCTGTCCAATATGCGGTGCTGAAGGATTAGCATGGAGAAAAAATGAAGCTTACTGTGATTCATGTGGATTTGGGATTAAAGTTGAGGGGGAAAGGCAATGA
- a CDS encoding aldolase codes for MSQLIKSILVKYSHLAHERGLTVAFGGNLSILFNGKIFIKATGAVMDTMTEQQVAVIDLNGKQISAVKPSSEWRLHLFIYREREDIKAIAHLHPPYSIVASTILKDELPIITPEAEIYLKKIPIAEFKPAGSEELAREIAKYAKKYDAVLMERHGIVTVGKSLKEAFYKAELVEESAKLWYLIEGKSEHKKQNSLNLL; via the coding sequence ATGAGCCAGCTCATAAAATCCATTCTCGTCAAGTATTCACACTTAGCTCACGAGAGAGGGTTAACTGTAGCTTTCGGTGGAAATCTGAGCATTCTCTTTAATGGAAAAATTTTCATAAAAGCTACTGGAGCTGTTATGGACACCATGACAGAGCAGCAAGTGGCAGTTATTGACCTAAATGGAAAGCAAATCTCAGCTGTTAAGCCTTCATCAGAATGGAGGCTTCACTTGTTTATTTACCGCGAAAGAGAAGATATCAAAGCAATAGCTCATCTTCATCCGCCATATTCCATCGTTGCTTCAACCATTTTGAAAGATGAACTTCCGATAATAACTCCAGAAGCGGAAATTTATCTCAAGAAAATCCCAATTGCAGAGTTTAAGCCAGCAGGAAGTGAAGAACTCGCAAGAGAGATTGCAAAATACGCCAAAAAGTATGATGCCGTTTTAATGGAGAGACACGGAATTGTTACAGTGGGAAAAAGTCTAAAAGAAGCATTCTACAAAGCAGAACTTGTCGAAGAAAGTGCAAAGCTGTGGTATTTAATAGAAGGCAAAAGTGAGCATAAAAAACAAAATTCACTGAATCTGCTCTAG
- a CDS encoding UPF0147 family protein: MSDVEERINQIIQVLKEQVVQDTIVPRNIRRAAEEAIEHLMDRSKEPAVRAADAIAILEEISEDPNMPLHTRTIIWEVLGALEQIQ; this comes from the coding sequence ATGAGCGATGTCGAGGAGAGAATCAACCAGATTATCCAAGTTCTTAAGGAACAAGTTGTTCAGGACACAATCGTCCCAAGAAATATTAGAAGGGCCGCTGAGGAGGCAATTGAGCACTTGATGGATAGAAGTAAAGAGCCCGCTGTTAGGGCAGCTGACGCTATTGCAATTCTTGAGGAAATTAGTGAAGATCCAAACATGCCTCTCCACACAAGAACTATAATCTGGGAGGTTTTGGGTGCTCTAGAGCAGATTCAGTGA
- the cobO gene encoding cob(I)yrinic acid a,c-diamide adenosyltransferase: protein MSESWKKKLGLVHIYTGNGKGKTTAALGLALRMLGNGGRVIIIQFMKSPKVYGEYFMAEKCGYIIESYGLPKFVHGKPEEDDIQAARRALERAKEVVKSGEWDLVILDEICVALGFGMLDVEEVKELIKSKAPNTELVLTGRYCPEELFELADYVTEMREIKHPYQKGITARKGVEL from the coding sequence ATGAGTGAAAGCTGGAAGAAAAAGCTTGGATTAGTTCACATATACACAGGCAACGGGAAGGGAAAAACCACAGCGGCTTTGGGTTTGGCTTTGAGAATGCTCGGCAATGGGGGGAGAGTAATTATAATCCAGTTCATGAAATCTCCAAAGGTTTATGGAGAATACTTCATGGCTGAGAAGTGTGGTTATATAATTGAGTCCTATGGTCTGCCAAAATTTGTTCATGGAAAGCCAGAAGAAGATGATATTCAGGCAGCAAGGAGAGCTTTAGAGAGGGCTAAGGAGGTTGTTAAAAGCGGTGAGTGGGATTTGGTAATTTTGGATGAAATATGTGTTGCTCTCGGCTTTGGAATGCTTGACGTTGAGGAAGTTAAGGAACTGATAAAAAGCAAAGCTCCGAATACTGAGCTTGTTTTAACGGGTCGTTATTGTCCGGAAGAGCTCTTTGAGCTGGCAGACTATGTGACTGAAATGAGGGAAATAAAGCATCCCTACCAGAAAGGAATCACAGCTAGGAAAGGTGTTGAGCTTTGA